A stretch of Verrucomicrobiia bacterium DNA encodes these proteins:
- a CDS encoding GNAT family N-acetyltransferase: MNDLVETKQPTVGVRLMAATDYPAWIIMRHALWPECPLERHRLEVEQILKGDGVVLLAEDAGRRAIGFAEVSIRRDHVEGTTSTPVPYLEGWYVVPECRGQGIGRTLVEAVAAWAVKAGFTEIASDAELNNEGSIRAHERLGFREAGRTVHFVRPLTADAAEGTVSGVPANRADVGT; the protein is encoded by the coding sequence GTGAACGATCTGGTCGAAACCAAACAGCCCACGGTCGGGGTGCGCCTCATGGCGGCCACGGACTATCCCGCTTGGATCATAATGCGCCACGCGCTGTGGCCTGAATGCCCCCTGGAGCGACACCGCCTCGAAGTCGAGCAGATCCTGAAAGGGGACGGAGTCGTCCTGTTGGCGGAGGATGCTGGTCGCCGCGCCATCGGTTTTGCGGAGGTTTCGATCCGGCGTGATCACGTCGAAGGCACGACGTCCACCCCGGTGCCCTATCTTGAGGGATGGTACGTTGTTCCAGAATGCCGCGGTCAGGGGATCGGCCGCACCCTGGTGGAGGCCGTGGCCGCGTGGGCTGTGAAAGCGGGATTCACGGAGATCGCCAGCGATGCCGAATTGAACAACGAGGGGAGCATCCGAGCGCACGAAAGGCTCGGATTCCGGGAGGCTGGAAGGACCGTGCATTTCGTCCGACCTTTGACCGCTGACGCCGCGGAGGGCACGGTGTCCGGAGTTCCTGCCAACAGGGCCGACGTGGGGACCTGA
- a CDS encoding MoaD/ThiS family protein — MPIQVRIPTPLRKLTNNEELVPVTAGTVGGAIAELQTRFPGIRERLLDEQGAVRRFVNVYVNEEDIRFLQNQETPLKEGDEVSIIPAIAGG; from the coding sequence ATGCCGATCCAAGTCCGCATACCGACGCCATTGCGCAAACTGACGAACAACGAGGAACTGGTGCCGGTCACGGCGGGCACCGTGGGCGGGGCCATTGCCGAGCTGCAGACGCGGTTTCCGGGGATCCGGGAACGCCTGCTGGACGAGCAGGGGGCGGTGCGCCGCTTCGTGAACGTGTACGTGAACGAGGAGGACATCCGGTTCCTCCAGAACCAGGAGACGCCGCTGAAGGAGGGGGATGAGGTGAGCATCATTCCCGCCATTGCCGGCGGTTAG
- a CDS encoding ferredoxin encodes MSQESFQSRMPENVPGKFYVGYWCTDCDFCRATASANFGRVGRSAEGGGYSYVMKQPSNPEEDAACREAMEYCCVRAIFADGDQFDWTAPRISPGDGGDADGDRDRLPRDGGCCKTRKPSPDSGREACP; translated from the coding sequence ATGTCTCAGGAAAGCTTCCAATCTCGAATGCCGGAAAACGTGCCGGGGAAGTTCTACGTCGGTTATTGGTGTACGGACTGCGACTTCTGCCGGGCTACTGCGTCAGCGAACTTCGGTCGCGTCGGGCGGAGCGCTGAAGGCGGGGGATACTCCTACGTCATGAAACAGCCATCCAACCCGGAGGAGGACGCAGCCTGCCGAGAAGCCATGGAGTACTGCTGCGTGCGGGCGATTTTCGCCGACGGTGACCAGTTCGATTGGACCGCGCCCCGCATCTCCCCCGGCGACGGTGGCGATGCCGACGGCGACAGGGATCGTCTGCCACGCGATGGCGGCTGCTGCAAGACGCGGAAGCCGAGCCCAGATTCTGGACGGGAGGCATGTCCGTGA
- a CDS encoding GNAT family N-acetyltransferase, which produces MMTRSSPDIRPETADLADSIRRLLLAAFPTADEASVVDELRTAGAMPVSLVALDSGRLVGHIAFSPISIPPQPPTKPVVLALAPLAVATEAQGRGIGSASVRVVTFSS; this is translated from the coding sequence ATGATGACGCGGAGCTCTCCCGACATTCGACCAGAGACCGCCGACCTCGCCGACTCGATCCGGAGACTGTTGCTCGCCGCCTTCCCGACGGCGGATGAAGCCTCAGTCGTGGACGAACTGCGCACCGCCGGTGCAATGCCAGTCTCCCTGGTCGCCTTGGATTCCGGTCGGCTGGTCGGGCACATCGCCTTCAGTCCGATCTCAATCCCGCCGCAGCCTCCGACCAAACCCGTGGTGCTGGCACTTGCGCCCCTTGCCGTCGCTACGGAGGCCCAAGGGCGCGGGATCGGCAGCGCCTCGGTCCGCGTGGTGACGTTTAGTTCGTGA
- a CDS encoding N(4)-(beta-N-acetylglucosaminyl)-L-asparaginase, with the protein MRRPLNGPIDPPNPVPASSEVPAPEPAGLDRRSFLASATAGAVLAGVSGCQSPQSTRSAAAPVPLVVSTWPFGKPANDTALRTLESGGSLLDAVVQGITVTEEDLSVTSVGAGGTPNAEGVVSLDACIMDGPTHRCGSVAGIEGILPVIAVARAVMERTRHVLLVGDGARRFALEQGFRDTRLLTDAERDKWLRWQAEQARAGAGAAPPEGHDTIALVILGADGNLAGGCSTSGLAYKLPGRVGDSPIIGSGLYVDNDVGAAGATGVGENIMRFCGSFQVVERIRAGAHPQDACIETIRAIQRKHAPGTRLDINFLAIDKRGRYGAAGTGNGFEYAVAHPGRSDVLRSAAVP; encoded by the coding sequence ATGCGCCGACCGTTGAACGGGCCGATCGATCCCCCGAATCCCGTCCCCGCCTCTTCCGAGGTCCCCGCTCCCGAACCCGCCGGCCTCGACCGTCGCTCCTTCCTCGCCTCCGCCACGGCTGGAGCCGTCCTCGCCGGCGTCTCCGGCTGCCAGTCCCCGCAATCCACCCGCTCCGCAGCCGCCCCCGTTCCCCTCGTCGTGTCCACCTGGCCCTTCGGTAAGCCCGCCAACGACACCGCCCTCCGCACCCTCGAATCCGGCGGCTCCCTCCTCGATGCCGTGGTCCAGGGAATCACCGTCACCGAGGAAGACCTCTCGGTCACTTCCGTCGGAGCCGGCGGCACCCCGAACGCCGAGGGCGTCGTCTCCCTGGATGCCTGCATCATGGACGGCCCCACCCACCGCTGCGGCAGCGTGGCCGGCATCGAAGGCATCCTCCCGGTCATCGCCGTGGCCCGCGCCGTCATGGAACGAACCCGCCACGTCCTCCTCGTGGGCGACGGCGCCCGGCGGTTCGCCCTCGAACAGGGGTTCCGTGACACCCGGCTGCTCACCGATGCCGAACGGGACAAGTGGCTCCGCTGGCAGGCCGAACAGGCCCGGGCCGGCGCCGGTGCCGCCCCGCCCGAAGGCCACGACACCATCGCCCTGGTCATCCTCGGCGCCGATGGCAACCTCGCCGGCGGCTGTTCCACCAGCGGCCTCGCCTACAAACTGCCCGGCCGCGTCGGCGATTCCCCCATCATCGGCAGCGGCCTCTACGTGGACAACGACGTCGGTGCCGCCGGCGCCACCGGCGTGGGCGAAAACATCATGCGCTTCTGCGGCAGCTTCCAGGTCGTCGAACGGATCCGCGCCGGTGCCCATCCCCAGGACGCCTGCATCGAAACCATCCGCGCCATCCAGCGCAAACACGCCCCCGGCACCCGCCTCGACATCAATTTCCTCGCCATCGACAAACGGGGCCGCTACGGCGCCGCCGGAACCGGCAACGGCTTCGAATACGCCGTCGCCCACCCCGGTCGCAGCGACGTCCTCCGCAGCGCCGCCGTCCCCTAA
- a CDS encoding HEAT repeat domain-containing protein → MNSLMWKRLAGALLGVALMATGCGEPVEKVDLNAQLGNLSGDADTKISALAEIAKMGAEAASAVPRIVPLLDDEDPIVRRTAAYTLGTIGPDAKAAVPKLREMMRTNDRDQATAVANALRAIEPATVGDLRIENVAN, encoded by the coding sequence ATGAACTCCCTGATGTGGAAGAGGCTGGCGGGCGCATTGCTGGGTGTGGCGCTGATGGCCACGGGTTGCGGCGAACCGGTGGAGAAGGTCGATCTGAATGCGCAGTTGGGGAATCTGTCCGGAGACGCCGACACGAAGATCAGTGCATTGGCGGAGATTGCGAAAATGGGGGCTGAGGCGGCAAGCGCGGTGCCGAGAATCGTGCCGTTGCTGGACGACGAGGACCCGATCGTGCGGCGGACGGCGGCCTATACGCTGGGGACCATCGGGCCGGACGCGAAAGCGGCGGTGCCGAAGCTGCGCGAAATGATGCGGACCAACGACCGGGATCAGGCGACCGCGGTGGCGAACGCCTTGCGGGCGATTGAGCCGGCCACGGTCGGGGATCTGCGGATCGAGAACGTGGCGAACTAG
- a CDS encoding phytanoyl-CoA dioxygenase family protein — MPRAVREAALNLAAFRDHGYRLVPSIFDAGEVSRMRVEADRVSADEGTACVRNLSHRSSLFRGIADGERLAGLIGAVLRPVRGILFDKTAGENWSVSWHQDLTVAVESRVDVPGYGPWSVKDGVVHAHAPAYLLERMVTFRIHLDDTPAENGALRVIPGSHRHGRLGDAALEELTRRPEVTCAASAGDVLLISPLILHASRRVTRPARRRVVHFEYAPPDALDPRLSWAEGPTSLTSPVRAGSG, encoded by the coding sequence ATGCCGCGGGCAGTCCGTGAAGCGGCCCTGAATCTGGCGGCCTTCAGGGACCATGGCTACCGGCTTGTCCCTTCCATATTCGATGCCGGGGAGGTGTCGCGAATGCGAGTTGAAGCGGATCGCGTGTCTGCTGACGAGGGGACTGCGTGCGTTCGGAACCTCAGCCACCGGTCGTCGCTTTTCCGGGGAATTGCAGATGGGGAGCGACTCGCAGGCCTGATTGGCGCCGTCCTTCGGCCTGTGCGCGGCATCCTTTTCGACAAAACGGCGGGCGAGAACTGGAGCGTGTCGTGGCACCAGGACCTGACCGTTGCCGTCGAGAGCCGGGTCGATGTGCCCGGATATGGGCCATGGTCGGTGAAGGATGGCGTTGTCCACGCTCACGCTCCCGCCTACCTCCTCGAACGGATGGTGACCTTCCGCATTCACCTGGACGACACGCCGGCCGAGAATGGGGCGCTGCGCGTGATCCCCGGCAGCCACCGTCATGGCCGCCTCGGCGACGCCGCCCTTGAGGAACTGACACGCCGACCGGAGGTGACCTGCGCGGCCTCGGCCGGCGACGTGCTGCTGATATCGCCCCTGATCCTTCACGCGTCGCGGCGAGTCACCCGGCCAGCCCGCCGTCGTGTTGTTCACTTCGAGTACGCGCCACCGGACGCCCTCGACCCGCGGTTGTCCTGGGCGGAGGGCCCCACGTCGTTGACGAGCCCGGTGCGGGCCGGTTCCGGTTGA
- a CDS encoding toxin-antitoxin system HicB family antitoxin, which produces MATMTIRLPDAKHERLKQLAARRGISLNKLIEEWSSIALTEFDTEARFRLFASRGDRKRALAVLDKLDAALGSGTPARPRKAG; this is translated from the coding sequence ATGGCAACGATGACCATACGACTCCCTGATGCAAAGCACGAGCGGCTCAAGCAGCTTGCGGCACGACGGGGGATCAGCCTGAACAAGCTTATCGAGGAATGGTCCTCGATCGCGTTGACCGAATTCGACACCGAAGCCCGGTTTCGGCTCTTTGCGTCGCGCGGCGACCGCAAGCGCGCCTTGGCCGTCCTCGACAAGCTCGACGCCGCTCTGGGCTCCGGCACGCCGGCCCGACCGCGGAAGGCTGGCTGA
- a CDS encoding type II toxin-antitoxin system RelE/ParE family toxin, with protein sequence MALVSRPDAGTLIRSGDGLRKLRWAASGRGKRGGARVIYYWWTADERILLLDVYTKNDKSDLSKDELKKLKQEIVQ encoded by the coding sequence ATGGCGCTCGTCAGCAGACCGGACGCCGGAACGCTGATCAGGAGTGGCGACGGCTTGCGGAAGCTGCGATGGGCTGCATCCGGCCGTGGGAAGCGGGGCGGAGCACGGGTGATCTATTACTGGTGGACGGCGGACGAGAGGATTCTGCTGCTCGATGTCTACACCAAGAACGACAAGTCAGACCTCAGCAAAGACGAACTGAAGAAGCTCAAGCAGGAGATCGTGCAATGA
- a CDS encoding NIL domain-containing protein: MATKKKAVRPGPGWGGGTSARGAASKTGDRKEERKEKRRFWLTYPTRLITSPVIWQLSQKFPIVFNVRQASVTDEIGILCLELEATRTELKAAISWLEKQGVKVEPVEINVIES, encoded by the coding sequence ATGGCTACCAAGAAGAAAGCGGTGCGGCCGGGGCCGGGGTGGGGCGGGGGGACGTCGGCGAGGGGTGCCGCCTCGAAGACGGGGGACCGGAAGGAGGAGCGGAAGGAAAAGCGGCGGTTCTGGCTGACCTACCCGACCCGGTTGATCACCAGCCCGGTGATCTGGCAGCTCAGTCAGAAGTTTCCGATCGTGTTCAACGTGCGGCAGGCGAGCGTGACGGACGAGATCGGGATTTTGTGTCTCGAGCTCGAGGCCACGCGAACCGAACTCAAGGCGGCGATCTCCTGGCTCGAGAAGCAGGGCGTGAAGGTCGAGCCGGTGGAGATCAACGTCATCGAGAGCTGA
- a CDS encoding threonine synthase codes for MEPSGTFMKALKCRECGHEYPLEATHVCEFDFGPLEVVYDYERVRSHLTRGAIEGRPQTMWRYRELLPVAGEPTVGAQVGFTPLVRADRLAKRLGIRELWIKNDAVNYPTLSFKDRVVSVALSRARELGFETVACASTGNLANSVAANAAAAGLEAYVFIPHDLEQGKVLNSLIYGARVIGIRGHYDEVNRLCAEIAGKYGWAFVNVNMRPYYAEGSKSMGFEIQEQLGWRIPAHTVVCMASGSLLTKIHKSYQEFSKLGLVPAVPWRIHGAQATGCNPISAAHKAGLDFFKPVKPDTIAKSLAIGTPADGFYALKVMKETGGSSEDVSDDEIREGIRLLAECEGIFAETAGGVTVGVAKKLISQGKIPGDEPAVLCITGNGLKTLDAVEGHAGSTREIRPSLREFEAVLAQDKPELTR; via the coding sequence ATGGAGCCGTCAGGCACGTTCATGAAGGCGCTGAAGTGTCGGGAGTGCGGGCACGAGTATCCGCTCGAGGCGACGCATGTGTGCGAGTTCGATTTCGGGCCGCTGGAGGTGGTGTACGATTACGAGCGGGTGCGGAGCCACCTGACGCGGGGGGCGATCGAGGGCCGGCCGCAAACGATGTGGCGGTATCGGGAGCTGCTGCCGGTGGCGGGGGAGCCGACGGTGGGGGCGCAGGTGGGGTTCACGCCGCTGGTGCGGGCGGACCGGCTGGCAAAGCGGCTGGGGATCCGGGAGCTTTGGATCAAGAACGACGCGGTGAATTACCCGACGTTGTCCTTCAAGGACCGGGTGGTGAGCGTGGCCTTGAGCCGGGCGCGGGAGCTGGGATTCGAGACGGTGGCGTGCGCCTCGACGGGGAACCTGGCGAACTCGGTGGCGGCGAATGCGGCGGCGGCGGGGTTGGAGGCGTATGTGTTCATCCCGCACGACCTCGAGCAGGGCAAGGTGCTGAACTCGCTGATCTACGGGGCGCGGGTGATCGGGATCCGGGGGCATTACGACGAGGTGAACCGGTTGTGCGCGGAGATTGCGGGCAAGTACGGGTGGGCCTTCGTGAACGTGAACATGCGGCCGTACTACGCGGAGGGATCGAAGAGCATGGGCTTCGAGATCCAGGAGCAGCTCGGGTGGCGGATTCCGGCGCACACGGTGGTGTGCATGGCGTCGGGGTCGCTGCTGACAAAGATCCACAAGAGCTACCAGGAGTTCTCGAAGCTGGGGCTGGTGCCGGCGGTGCCGTGGAGGATTCACGGGGCGCAGGCGACGGGGTGCAACCCGATTTCGGCGGCGCACAAGGCGGGGCTGGACTTTTTCAAGCCGGTGAAGCCGGACACCATTGCCAAGTCGCTGGCGATCGGGACGCCGGCGGACGGGTTCTACGCGTTGAAGGTGATGAAGGAAACCGGGGGGTCGAGCGAGGACGTGAGCGACGACGAGATCCGGGAAGGGATCCGGTTGCTGGCGGAGTGCGAGGGGATTTTTGCGGAGACGGCGGGCGGGGTGACGGTGGGGGTGGCGAAGAAGCTGATTTCGCAGGGGAAGATCCCGGGGGACGAGCCGGCGGTGCTGTGCATCACCGGCAACGGGTTGAAGACGCTGGACGCGGTCGAGGGACACGCGGGGTCCACGCGGGAGATCCGGCCGAGCCTGCGGGAGTTCGAAGCGGTGCTGGCGCAGGACAAGCCGGAGCTGACCCGCTGA
- a CDS encoding isochorismatase, producing the protein MKPLQPYEPRPIRFLEIWEHAGWRLKVYGIAYRRPAPRPELVQAAMRVAAERLNAIPCCLLHYSVGFLGIHDGRTANFVFVDWWADENELHHHVYISPTNDPEALDYRTPTGLAACVWDLRVIGFERDAWLTTVLRNPTGPDLEEYLRTTLNEDV; encoded by the coding sequence ATGAAACCGTTGCAGCCCTACGAACCGCGCCCGATCCGCTTCCTCGAAATCTGGGAACACGCTGGCTGGCGGCTGAAGGTCTACGGCATCGCCTACCGGCGGCCCGCACCGCGACCGGAGTTGGTCCAGGCCGCCATGCGGGTCGCGGCGGAGCGCCTCAACGCGATACCATGTTGCCTCCTGCATTATTCGGTCGGATTTCTTGGAATTCATGATGGCCGGACTGCCAATTTCGTTTTCGTGGACTGGTGGGCCGACGAGAACGAGTTGCACCATCACGTCTACATTTCACCCACCAATGACCCGGAGGCCCTCGACTACCGGACACCGACGGGGTTGGCGGCCTGCGTGTGGGACCTTCGCGTCATCGGCTTCGAGCGGGACGCGTGGCTGACCACAGTGCTGCGAAATCCGACCGGGCCGGACTTGGAGGAGTACTTGCGTACGACCTTGAATGAAGATGTTTGA
- the istB gene encoding IS21-like element helper ATPase IstB has product MNPTLISALRQLRLSGLLGALEVRLQEAAASRLGHAEFLELLLQDELNIRKDRQLERRKLAAGFRALQPLDQFDWSFNPSIDRKTIFELATCRFVRERTDVLFLGPPGVGKTCLAQALGYSAIQQGFEVLYRSIFDLIRDFLQAEVFTQQDKTLRKYLKPDLLIIDDMGLKALPKHSGEYLFEVIMRRYENRSTIMTSNRPLEDWGHLLADVPTAGAILDRFLHRARLIAITGRSYRVKDSPTLRHPGRKPPQKPGQDASPSGETP; this is encoded by the coding sequence ATGAACCCCACTCTCATCTCCGCCCTCCGTCAACTGCGCCTATCGGGCCTACTGGGTGCCCTTGAGGTTCGCCTCCAGGAAGCTGCCGCCAGCCGCCTGGGTCACGCCGAGTTCCTTGAACTCCTGCTCCAGGACGAACTCAACATCCGCAAGGACCGCCAACTCGAACGTCGTAAACTGGCTGCTGGCTTTCGCGCGCTCCAACCCCTCGACCAGTTCGATTGGAGCTTCAATCCATCGATCGACCGCAAGACCATCTTTGAACTGGCCACCTGTCGCTTCGTGCGCGAGCGCACCGATGTCCTGTTCCTTGGCCCGCCTGGAGTCGGTAAAACCTGCCTCGCTCAAGCCCTTGGCTACAGCGCCATCCAACAGGGCTTTGAGGTGCTCTACCGGTCGATCTTCGACCTCATCCGCGACTTCCTGCAGGCCGAGGTCTTCACTCAGCAGGACAAGACGTTACGGAAGTATCTGAAGCCAGATCTTCTGATCATCGATGACATGGGGCTCAAGGCCCTGCCGAAGCACTCCGGGGAGTACCTCTTCGAGGTGATCATGCGACGGTACGAGAACCGTTCCACCATCATGACCAGCAACCGGCCGCTGGAGGACTGGGGGCACCTCCTGGCGGACGTTCCCACCGCGGGAGCGATCCTCGACCGCTTTCTCCACCGCGCCCGCCTCATCGCCATCACCGGCCGGAGCTACCGCGTGAAGGACTCCCCCACGCTGCGCCATCCGGGGCGCAAACCCCCTCAGAAACCCGGTCAAGACGCCTCCCCGAGCGGCGAAACACCGTGA
- a CDS encoding arylsulfatase, producing MPSHSIPSLVFAVLAFLTLPSSLIRTPAAAPPHPPATRPNLVYILTDDQGYGDVSSFHPTGRIRTPHLDRLAREGLRFTDAHSGSSVCTPTRYGILTGRYAWRSRLAQGVLGGLSPHLIPPDRLTLAAFLQSQGYRTACIGKWHLGMDWSVLPDRTINVLGIESRDQVWNVDFAQPIRNGPNPLGFHRFYGISASLDMVPYAYIENDRVTQVPDRDADFPWFHGRDRRTRRGPTAPGFDAMEVLPEFTRQAVAFVEERAADARAGRPFFLYLALASPHTPIVPTPEWQGHTRLNAYADFTVQTDAAIGEVLSALRRNGLESSTLVAFAADNGCSPEADFPALAAAGHHPSGPFRGHKADIFEGGHRVPFIARWPGRIPPGSHYPHPVSLNDLFATVADILDQPLPPDTAEDSVSLRQVLFGTRSDPVRESIIHHSINGTFALREGPWKLILAPDSGGWSEPRPGSPAARDLPPVQLYHLERDPGERDNLHAHHPEIVQRLVRLLEQDVARGRSTPGPRQANDRSVDIWRGHPPAVPSVSSR from the coding sequence ATGCCCAGTCACTCCATCCCCTCGCTCGTCTTCGCGGTCCTCGCGTTCCTCACCCTGCCCTCGAGTCTCATTCGCACCCCCGCCGCAGCGCCGCCCCACCCGCCCGCAACCCGCCCCAACCTCGTGTACATCCTCACCGATGATCAGGGGTACGGCGACGTTTCCAGCTTTCATCCCACGGGCCGCATCCGCACTCCCCACCTCGACCGCCTCGCCCGGGAAGGCCTGCGCTTCACCGATGCCCACAGCGGTTCCTCCGTCTGCACCCCGACCCGCTACGGCATCCTCACCGGCCGCTACGCCTGGCGATCGCGCCTCGCCCAGGGTGTCCTCGGCGGCTTGAGCCCCCACCTCATCCCTCCCGACCGCCTCACCCTCGCCGCCTTTCTCCAGTCCCAGGGCTACCGCACCGCCTGCATCGGCAAGTGGCATCTCGGCATGGACTGGTCCGTCCTCCCGGATCGCACCATCAACGTCCTCGGCATCGAATCCCGCGACCAGGTCTGGAACGTGGACTTCGCCCAGCCCATCCGAAACGGTCCCAACCCGCTGGGCTTCCATCGCTTCTACGGCATCAGCGCCTCCCTCGACATGGTGCCCTACGCCTACATCGAGAACGATCGCGTCACCCAGGTGCCGGATCGCGACGCCGATTTCCCGTGGTTCCACGGACGCGACCGCCGCACCCGCCGCGGCCCGACCGCCCCGGGCTTCGATGCAATGGAAGTCCTGCCGGAATTCACCCGGCAGGCCGTCGCCTTCGTCGAGGAACGCGCCGCCGACGCCCGTGCGGGCCGCCCCTTCTTCCTCTACCTCGCCCTCGCGTCGCCCCACACGCCCATCGTTCCCACCCCGGAATGGCAGGGCCACACCCGCCTCAATGCCTACGCCGACTTCACCGTTCAGACCGACGCCGCCATCGGCGAAGTCCTCTCGGCCTTGCGCCGGAACGGCCTCGAATCCAGCACCCTGGTCGCCTTCGCCGCCGACAACGGCTGCTCGCCCGAAGCCGACTTCCCGGCGCTCGCCGCCGCCGGACATCACCCCAGCGGCCCCTTCCGCGGGCACAAGGCGGACATCTTCGAGGGCGGCCATCGCGTCCCGTTCATCGCCCGCTGGCCCGGTCGCATCCCCCCCGGCTCCCACTATCCCCACCCGGTCTCCCTCAACGATCTCTTCGCCACCGTGGCCGACATCCTGGATCAACCCCTGCCCCCCGACACCGCCGAGGACAGCGTCTCGTTACGCCAGGTTCTCTTCGGAACCAGGTCCGACCCCGTCCGCGAATCCATCATCCACCACTCCATCAACGGCACCTTTGCCCTCCGCGAAGGCCCGTGGAAACTCATCCTCGCCCCCGACTCCGGCGGATGGAGCGAACCGCGCCCCGGCTCGCCCGCAGCCCGCGACCTGCCCCCGGTCCAGCTCTACCACCTCGAACGCGACCCCGGCGAACGCGACAACCTCCACGCCCACCATCCCGAAATCGTCCAGCGCCTCGTCCGCCTCCTGGAACAGGACGTCGCCCGCGGCCGCAGCACCCCAGGCCCCCGCCAGGCCAACGACCGATCCGTGGACATCTGGCGCGGGCACCCGCCCGCCGTCCCCTCCGTCAGCTCTCGATGA
- a CDS encoding PIN domain-containing protein: MLSFPRQMRVVVVDTSVFVAALRSADGASRQVLRLALEGAIEPVMGQKLFLEFLDLFERPGVFDDCPVPAEDRLALFEGFLSTCRWCEVFFLWRPNLPDEGENHVVELAVAAGAGVVVTHNVADFGGELRFPGVEVMRPREFLKLMR; encoded by the coding sequence ATGCTATCATTTCCCCGTCAGATGAGAGTCGTCGTTGTGGACACCAGCGTCTTCGTTGCCGCGTTGCGGAGTGCGGATGGCGCCTCGCGCCAGGTGTTGCGATTGGCTCTAGAAGGTGCGATCGAGCCGGTGATGGGGCAGAAGCTCTTCCTGGAGTTCCTGGATCTGTTCGAGCGCCCTGGCGTTTTCGACGATTGCCCGGTGCCCGCCGAGGACCGGTTGGCGCTGTTCGAGGGCTTCCTCTCGACCTGTCGTTGGTGCGAGGTGTTCTTCCTCTGGCGGCCGAACCTGCCGGACGAGGGGGAGAACCACGTCGTGGAACTCGCTGTCGCCGCGGGTGCGGGCGTGGTTGTCACCCACAACGTGGCCGATTTCGGCGGGGAACTCCGATTCCCCGGGGTCGAGGTCATGCGACCGAGAGAATTCCTGAAATTGATGAGGTGA
- a CDS encoding helix-turn-helix domain-containing protein has translation MRGAAKAAKVVEVVPDGRGGFIRRELDPARVQAQFKEEWVASVRAKLGLSQDKFATLLGISKRTVQEWEQGRSVPSGAARVLLRIAAKNPKAVLEAV, from the coding sequence ATGCGTGGCGCGGCCAAGGCCGCCAAGGTCGTGGAGGTGGTTCCGGATGGGCGTGGCGGTTTCATCCGCCGTGAACTCGATCCGGCCAGGGTCCAGGCGCAGTTCAAGGAGGAGTGGGTTGCCTCCGTGCGGGCGAAGCTCGGCCTGTCGCAGGACAAGTTCGCCACATTGCTGGGGATCAGCAAGCGCACCGTCCAGGAATGGGAACAGGGACGCAGCGTGCCCAGCGGTGCGGCGCGGGTGCTCCTCCGGATCGCGGCGAAGAACCCCAAGGCCGTCCTGGAAGCCGTGTGA